Proteins found in one Anabas testudineus chromosome 1, fAnaTes1.2, whole genome shotgun sequence genomic segment:
- the LOC113162306 gene encoding rheacalcin-1-like — MKTLLIFSVVLCVALSIRAATDLVAVPAYLPQARVQFCLDGWLGFRGNCYLLVNHPDTWRNAESYCADFDANLASVHNIWEYNFLQRTVNTGGHTFAWIGGYYFQGNWRWEDGSMVNYNKWGSMTSPDICQCMQLNSQDSKGWSNQACNVRLPFVCQTNPNC; from the exons ATGAAGACTCTACTGATCTTCTCTGTAGTCCTCTGTGTTGCTCTGTCCATCAGGGCTGCAACAG ATTTGGTTGCTGTTCCTGCTTATCTCCCTCAAG CTCGTGTTCAGTTCTGCCTTGATGGTTGGCTTGGTTTCCGTGGAAACTGCTACTTATTAGTCAACCACCCTGATACCTGGAGAAATGCTGAG AGCTACTGTGCTGACTTCGATGCTAATCTGGCCTCAGTCCACAACATCTGGGAGTATAATTTCCTTCAGCGTACAGTAAACACCGGTGGTCACACTTTTGCCTGGATTGGAGGTTACTACTTCCAG GGTAACTGGAGATGGGAAGATGGCTCAATGGTCAACTACAATAAATGGGGATCAATGACCTCCCCTGACATTTGCCAGTGCATGCAGCTCAACTCTCAAG ATTCCAAAGGCTGGTCCAATCAAGCATGCAATGTGCGCCTGCCATTCGTGTGTCAGACAAATCCTAATTGCTAG